TGGCGACGACGCAGGTTCGAACGGCCGAGACGACGGAACGGCACGCCGCGCCGACCGCGACGTCGCCGACGTGCTTCGCGATCAGCTCCGCGAGGTCGACGAGATCCACGTATTCGTCGTACGGCTCGCTGTACTCCTGAACCTGATCCCGCGCGCTGCGGACGCCGGCGATGACCGCCGGGTCCCCTTTCAGGCGGACGAGCGCCTTCGCCAGACGATCCACCGCGGTCGCCACGGGTTCGACGCGGGCCAGATCGACCGCGGATTGGGTGACGATTTCCCCGGGAGGGTACGAGGCGAGGTACTCGCGGACGATGCGATCGGAAAGGGCGCGCGCGGACATCGCCGGGCGCGCCACCAGCGCCTTCAGGATCCGGTCGTAGGGCCACCCCTCCGCGGGCTCGGTCTCCTGCGATCCGACCGCGAAGGCGGCCGTGCCCCGCACCTGGAAGGCCACCTCGAGCATGCCCATCAGGCACGCGTCGAGACCGAGGACGTCGATCTTCCGCCCGAGCCGCGCCTTCACCCGCGCGAGGACCTTCCGGATCTCGACGTTGTCGAGGAAGTCCTGCGCGTCGTCGTCGAAGGCGATGGCCCGGGTGGACACCGCCGCGCGCACGCTCGTGCGGAACAGGGCACTCCGGTTCCGCCGC
This region of Candidatus Polarisedimenticolaceae bacterium genomic DNA includes:
- a CDS encoding clostripain-related cysteine peptidase → MAKRKAAQKTWTVLVYMAGDNDLDFAGVADLEEMKRAGSSRSVNIVVQFDRAGAGRKTHRYLVRKGTTLPADVVQSLGETNTGDPRVLEDFVTWGMRTYPAKRYLLVLWNHGSGWDDANVFEGNAFSGSLPPVVRGPLVVANAAGRGRGTLSSGQVRSALRRNRSALFRTSVRAAVSTRAIAFDDDAQDFLDNVEIRKVLARVKARLGRKIDVLGLDACLMGMLEVAFQVRGTAAFAVGSQETEPAEGWPYDRILKALVARPAMSARALSDRIVREYLASYPPGEIVTQSAVDLARVEPVATAVDRLAKALVRLKGDPAVIAGVRSARDQVQEYSEPYDEYVDLVDLAELIAKHVGDVAVGAACRSVVSAVRTCVVATGFRGKEVAHSRGLSIYFPKRKMSPLYDRLEFSGKNAWGAWVRTYLGAIGRRPR